TGCGGCAGTCCTTCTAAATTCAAAAATAAAGGGAAAAACAGTGTACAGAACATTGTTTTTTCTTCCCGTTGTTTCCGTACCTGCGGCAGTTGCTCTCGTATGGAGATGGATATTTAATTCAAAATTCGGATTTATAAATAATATACTTTCATTATTAGGTGTAAAAGGTATAAATTGGCTGACTGAGCCGAAATTTGCAATGATAGCCATTGTAGTAGTAGGGATATGGTCTATGATAGGATATAATATGATAGTCCTTTTAGCAGGACTTCAGGAAATATCGCCCACATATTATGAAGCGGCTGAAATAGATGGTGCAGGACCAATAAGAAAATTTTTTTTCATAACGTTACCTCTAATTACGCCGACATTGTTTTTTGTTATAATTACTACTTTTATAAGTTCGCTACAGGTATTTGATCTTATTTATATGATGATAGAAAGAACAAATGCCGTATTGCCGAAAGTACAGTCAGTTGTTGTACTTTTTTACAGATATTCTTTTGAAAGAAATATGAAGGGATATGGTTCAGCAATTATAACAATGTTATTTTTTGTAATACTTTTAATAACTTATGTTCAACTGAAATTACAGAAAAAATGGGTTCATTATTAGAAAGTTCTGAAAAAGGGAAAGGAGATATAGTAATGAAAAAATCTACATATAAATATAAAAACGGATTGACAATACACACTTTACTGATAATAGGATCAATATTCATGTTTATTCCATTTATATGGACTATTCTGACTGCATTCAAAACGTTGCCTGAAGCTATTCAGGTACCTCCTACAATATTACCTGAAAATTATAATTTCAGTAATTTTACAAAGGCTTTGAAATCTTTACCGTTTTTCAGATTTTATTTTAATACGATAGCAGTAATAATTATAAGAGTTATTGTTTCGACATTTTTTGCAGCAATGGCAGCATACGCCTTTGCAAGAATAAAATTTCCGGGAAGAAATATAATGTTTATGTTTGTTCTTATCCAGATGATGGTACCTACACAGATATTTATTATTCCTCAGTATTTGATAGTACAGAAGTTGGGAATGCTGAACAGTATAGGTGCATTGGTTTTTCCGGGAATTGTAACGGCATTTGGAACTTTTCTTTTAAGACAGTTTTTCATGGGATTGCCTATGGAACTTGAAGAAGCTGCAATTATTGACGGAGCAAATAAATGGCAGATATTTACGAAAATTATGCTTCCCCTGGCAAGATCCGGAATGATTTCGTTAAGCATATTTACGGCACTGTTTGCGTGGAAAGACCTTATGTGGCCATTAATAGTCAACAGTGATTTAGAAAAAATGCCTCTTTCAGCAGGGCTGGCACAACTTATAGGGCAGTTTTTTACAGATTATCCTGTGCTTATGGCCGGGTCAATACTTGCTATTACACCTATGGTAATTGTTTTCATACTGTTTCAGAAACAGTTCATAAGCGGAGTGGCGCTTAGCGGTGGAAAATAATATCAAAAATAAGAACGGATAGTAATTGATAGCTAAAGATAAGTTGGCAAATAAAACCAATTTTCTGAAAAATATAAAAGCAGAATAAAATATTTTAATTTAAAGAGAGCGTGAAAAACAGTGATAAAGTATAATGAGAAAACGGGAGAATTTCATTTGTCTAATGCTAGTCTGAGTTATATAATGGGAATACTTAAAAACGGACACATAGGACATTATTATTTCGGGAAAAAAGTAAGACATAAGGATAATTTTTCGCATTTATTTGAAAAAATTGCAGCAGAACCTCCTATTACTCCTTCAATAGATGAGAAAGGATTTTCTCTCGATATTGTGAAGCAGGAATATCCAAGCTACGGAACAGGGGATTATAGAGAACCTGCATTTAAAATATTACAGGAAAATGGAAGCAGAATAACGGATTTTAAATATAAAAATCACTCTATTATAAAAGGGAAGAGAAAACTTAACGGACTTCCGTCAACATATTTAAATGAAGATGATGAAGCTGAAACATTGGAAATTATATTGGAAGATGAAGTGATTAATGCGGAAATTATATTGAGTTATTCAATTTTTGAAAAATATTCTGCTATAATGAGAAGCGTAAAAATTATAAATAAAGGTAAAGAAGAACTTAATATAGAAAAGATAATGAGCATGTCTATTGATTTACCTGATTCGGATTATATACTTACCCAATTAAGCGGTACATGGGGGAGAGAGAGGCATGTAGTCGAAAGTGAAATAAAAAGAGGAATAATGATAATAGACAGTAAAAGAGGTACAAGCAGTGCCTTGAATAATCCGTTTATAAGTCTGAAAAGAAAAGATACGACTGAAATTTCAGGAGAAATAATCGGATTGAATCTCATTTACAGTGGGAATTTTTCTACAGCTGTGGAAGTGGATCAGTATAATGTTACAAGAGTAAATATGGGAATAAATCATTTTGATTTTAACTGGTGTCTGGAACCGGGAGAAGAATTTCAGGCTCCTGAAGCAGTACTTGTATATTCAAACAGAGGTATAAACGGAATGAGCCAAACTTTCCATAATTTGTATAAAAATAATTTAATAAGAGGATATTATAAAAATAAAATAAGACCTATACTTTTAAATAACTGGGAAGGTACCTATTTTGATTTTAATGAAGAAAAAATATTGAAAATAGCTGAAAATGCAAAAAAATTAGGAGTAGAACTTTTTGTACTGGATGATGGTTGGTTTGGGACAAGGAATGATGATTTTCAAGGGCTTGGAGATTGGGAAGCAAATTTGGAAAAGCTTCCTCACGGAATAAAAGGATTAGCTGAAAGAATAAATGAAATGGGATTAAAATTTGGATTATGGTTTGAGCCTGAAATGGTAAATAAGAACAGTAATTTATACAGGGAGCATCCTGACTGGATAATTTCTGCACCTGAGAGGTTTCAGACTCCGGGAAGACATCAGCATACTCTCGATTTATCAAGAAAAGAAGTGGCAGACTACGTTTATGAATCAGTTGCTCGAAATTTGAGAGAAGCGAATGTAGAATATGTGAAATGGGATATGAATAGATGTATGACTGAAATATATTCACATGGTAGGGAAGGTAAAAGACAGAAAGAGACAGCTCACAGATATATCCTCGGATTGTATTCAGTGCTGGAAAAGCTTGTAAATGAATTTCCGAATGTTCTTTTTGAATCATGTGCAAGCGGAGGTAATAGATTTGATCCGGGAATGCTTTATTATATGCCTCAAACATGGACGAGTGACAATACAGATGCAGTAGAGAGGTTGAAAATACAGTATGGTACTTCAATGGTTTATCCTATACCGTCAATGGGAGCTCATGTGTCTATAACTCCGAATCATCAGACCGGAAGAAATACAAGCCTTGATATGAGAGGGAATGTAGCTATGTTCGGAACATTCGGATATGAGCTTGACCCTGAAGACTTGACTTCTGATGAAAAGGAAGAAATTAAAAAACAGATAGTAGAATTTAAGAGATATAGACAATTAATAGCAACAGGTGATTTTTACAGGATAAAATCTCCTTTTGAGGGGAATGAAACTGTATGGATGATAGTAAATGAGGATAAAAAAGAAGCGCTGGTAGGATATTATAGACAGCTTGTTGAAGTAAACGGAGGATTTAAAAGAGTGAGACTCACAGGACTTGATAACAGTTTTGATTACAAAATTTATAAAAAAAATAAGGAAACTGCAAAAATAATAGGTGGAGATGAACTTATGAACATAGGTTTGTTTGTAAATGAATCATATAGTGAACATAAAGATATGCAGGGAGATTATTATACGGAACTGTATTATTTAAAAGTTGAATAGACTAAGCTTCTAGATTTACGGAATTATAAAATTTATAATTTAATTAACCAACATCTTTATAAAATAATTTTATACCCGAAACGGATTTGTGAGAATTTCGGGTATTTATATTTTTTTCATGAAAGTGTCGCCTTCATACATATACTAACAACTGGAAAGTTTTTAATTCCTCAAAAATATTCATTATGCCTGAAAAGATAAAACTTACAATACTTAGACAGCTGTTTTCCTAATCAGAATAATTTTATATTTTTTCAAAAAAATTTTTGAACATTGGAAGAATTTAAAGATGAAATAAAATAATTTTAAACTTAAATTATAGTTAAATTATAATTGCAATAGAAACATAAAACTGAAATAGAAGAAAAAATCTCAATATTCAAAATATTTAACGGAAAAAATAATAAAGTAAATGCAAAGAAAAATCGTTGTTTGATTAAAATAAATTTGTGAGTTTTTAGTGAAAGAAGTATTTTTGAGTATGAAATAATTAGAGTTGGTAAATTTTTTTCAAACTTTTTGTAAAAAAATTTGGAGATTTTTACTAAGTTTTCAATTTAAAGTATGGAAAAAAATTACAAAAGCAAGAATAAATTCTTGCAGGAAAAAAGCTTTTGAATTAGAATGTTGAGGATAAAAAAATAGAAAAACTTCTGTATTTAAAATTATAAGATTCTAAAAAGAAATTTCCTAAAAAATGTGATATAATTATAATGATAGGTAGAAATCGGAAAATTGAATATGTATTTTAAAGGAGAGATGTATCAATGGCAGAGTTAATAGCTTTTTATTCGAGAAGGGGAGAAAATTATTTTGACGGTATTATAAAAAATGTGGAAAAAGGAAATACTGAAATAGTTGTAGAAAAGCTTCGTGAGCTTACAGGTGCGGATGTATTTCAGATAAAACAGCTAGTTGAGTATTCTGATAATTATAACAAGTGTGCAGAAGAAGTAAATGAGGATTTTAAAAATAATGCGAGACCTGAATTGGATGAATATCCTCAGGAACTTGAGAAATATGATACCATTTATTTGGCATATCCTAATTACTGTAATACAATGCCTATGGTAGTGTTTACGTTTTTAGAGGAATTCGATTTTTCAGGAAAAACTATAAAACCTATATGTACAAATGGAGGAGGCGGAGTTGGAAACAGTATTTCTGACATAAAAAAGCTATGTCCGAATTCAGAAGTATATAAAGGACTTTCAGTAAACAATTCTGAAGTACCTGAAGCGAAACAGCTTATAAAAGATTGGCTTGAAAAAAGTAAAATATAGTTTAAAAGTTATAGGAGAATATTGTGTTCAGAAAATTAGTGACGATTTTAGTATTTGTAATAAGTATACTTTCATTTACATTTGAAAGTAAAAAGTTTAATTCACCTGAAGCGGTGATTTACAATACAAATAAAAAAATGCCTGCAAATTTCAGATTTGAAATGCAGGATGATAACTGGGAAGATACAAATTATATTATTCATGTATTTAAAGATGGAGAAGAATATAAAATAGCATATAGTTATTTAAAAACCGACTCACCTAAATATTATGATGAAAACGGTTATCCCAAACTGGAATATATAACAAAGGATTTTGAAAAAGTTCATTTTACATATTTTTCAGCTCAGCCGGGAAGTTATATTAAAGATGGAAAAAAACATGAGAGAATAACTTATCAGTCGTTATCTTTTTCTCAACTTGAAGAATTTTTAAAAGAAAAAAATGCAAGAAAACTTGAAGATAATCTTCAGAAAAGAATAAAAGAGCATTTGTTGTGGCTTGACAGTATTGCAAATTAAATGAAAAAAGAAAGTTGTTTTTAAATAATTCAGGATATCCTGTAGTTATTAAAAACAGCTTTGCTTTTAAATTGAGTCAATAAAAAAATCATGGTCAAAATAAAAAAAATATTCAAATATACTTTACTAGAAAAAGAATAAAATTTCCAAAAATTATAAAAATTTGGTATAATAATAAATATAAAATTTGCTTTTATAAATGTAATATGTGTTAAATTTACTATTGAGGAGATAACAATGAAAAGAAAAAATATATTTTTTATAGCGGTATTCTTTCTGTTTTCTGTAATTTCTTACGGACAGGATATATTTGCCGATTATAGAGTGCATTTTAATAAAATTTATATTACAAATTATGTACAGAGAGAAAATGACAATTTAAAATTAAAAAGAACAGATAATTTTAGTCATGAAATTTTGGGAACAGGAAATTTTAGAATTTTTGATAGCGGGGGAAGGCAACTTGACATAGCTTTAAAAGATGGAATTATTGAAGGACAGTATAATGAATATTATAGTAACGGAAATTTATTTACAACAGGGAAATATAGTGACGGAAAAAGAGAAGGGTCATGGAAAATTTACAGTGAAAAAGGTCAGTTATGGAAAAGTTACGAGTATAAGAATAATGAATTGAATGGGCAATATATTTCTTATTACACAAATACGGGTATGAGAGAAATCGTGGGAAATTATAAAAATGATAAACCTGACGGAATATGGAACGAATATTATGCAAACGGGAGCAGAAAAAAGAGCGGAACATATAAAGACGGTAAAAAAATAGGAATATTTGTCGAATGGTTTATCAATGGAACTAAAAAATCTGATGTAAGTTATATTGATGATGAAATAAACGGAAAAATGAATGTTTATTATGAAAATGGTATATTATTTTATGAAGCGGATATAAAAGGAAGAGAAGGAAATGTAAAAGGATACCATCAGAACGGGAAAATCAGCTTTGAGGGGAAAGTGACAGAAAGTAGAAGAATCGGAACATGGAACTATTATGACAATACAGGCAATTTATTCAATAAAATAGAATATTAAGTTAAATCGAAAAAAATGGAGGGGGAAAATGTCTTTTTCAGCAACATTGAAAAGAGAGCTTTTTAATAAAGAAATCAAAGAAAAAGAAGAAATTTATGCAGAACTTTTTGGAATATTCATTTCAAAAGATATTATAACTGAAAATGGCATATATTTCAGAACTGAAAATGCTTCATTGGCCAAAAGAGTCTATTCAAATTTAAAAGCGGTTGTGAAAATGGATATTTACTTAAAATATTCTATAAGTAACAGACTTGGTACTCATAAAGTATATGAGATCAAAGTTATAATTACTGAAAAGAATAAGAAAGAATATGGGGAATTATTAAAAAGGCTATTTTTATATAAAAATTTTTCGAATGAAAAGACTGAAAATGAGCTCGCAGGTATAATAAGAGGTTTTTTTATAAGTTGTGGTTATGTAAAGTCTCCTGAAAAAGGGTATGCTTTGGATTTTTTTATAGATACTGAAGATTCTGCTACATTTTTATATTATTTATTTAAACAGATGGGAAAAAAAGTATTTCAGACGGACAAAAAGTCGAAAAGTTTGGTTTATTTGAGAAATTCTGAAGATATTCTTGATATTATATTTCTTATAGGGGGAATTATTTCTTTTTTTGAGTTTGAAGAAGTGACTGTTAATAAAGAAATAAGAAATAAAATAAACAGAAATATGAACTGGGAAATTGCCAATGAGGCAAAGAAACTTTCCACATCGGAAAAACAGATAAAAATGATAAAATATATTGATAAAGAAATAGGACTTTCAGAGCTTTCCGGTATTTTAAGAGAAACAGCTGAAACAAGACTCGAAAATGAAGAGCTTTCATTACAGGAACTGGCTGATTTAATGGAAGTATCCAAGTCAGGAATAAGAAACAGGTTTAGAAGGATTGAAGAAGTTTATACTAATTTAAAGGAAAAAAGGTGAAAAAATGAAATTTTTATCTTTAATATACGGTTTTGCAGTTTTTTTAAGAAATAAAATGTATGATACAGGTATCCTTAAATCTCGAGAAGTGGAAAATGTTAAAATTATATGTATAGGAAATATTGTTGCAGGAGGTTCCGGAAAAACTCCTGCTGTTCAGTATTTTGCAGAGAAATATATAAATAAAAATAAAAAAGTTGGGATCTTAAGCAGAGGGTATAAAGGAAAAAGAAACATAGATACAATGAGTGTCAGAGATGAAAATGAAATAAAAGCTACAGTTCTGGAAGCAGGAGATGAAGCATATCTTCATGGGTTAAATCTTGAAATACCTGTAGTAGTATCCAAAAACAGATATAACGGTGCTGTCTATCTAAGGAACAACTATAATGTTGATATTATAATAATGGATGACGGATTTCAACACAGAAAATTAAAAAAAAATAAAAATATAGTACTCATTGATGCGACTAATCCTTTCGGAGGTTATGAATATCTTCCCAAAGGCAGACTTCGTGAGTCAATAAACGAACTGAAAAGGGCAGATGAAATAATAATTACAAAAAGTAATTATGTAGAAACTTCTATAATAGATTTAATAAAAAATAAAATTGTAAAATATAATAAGCCGATTTCTGTTGCAATTTATAAAGAAAAATGTTTTTATGATTATATGAGAAAAAATTATAAATTGGATGTAATAAAAGATAAAAAAATAATGATTTTTTCGTCTATAGCTAATCCTAAAACATTTTATATGACAGTAAAAAAACTAAAACCTGCAAAAATTGATGAAATAAAATTCAATGATCATCATTTATACAGTGAAGAAGAAATGCAGGAAATATATAGGGAAAGTAAAAATTATGACTATGTTGTAACGACTGAAAAGGATATGGCGAAAATAAATAGAAAAATTGATAATCTCCTTATTTTAAAAATGGGGTTTGAAATAATTGAGAAAAAGTAGTACAATTATTAACACAGAATAATACCAGGGAGGATTATGATATTGGAAAAGGGTAAAGAGATAAGTGATATGTTTGCTATTACTGAAACATTTGCAGAATTTATTGATTTATATAAAAATCGTTTTGAAAAAAGAAAATATTTTATAATAAATGAAAAATTTGAATTTATAAAAAAGGAACCGTCTTTTATTCTGGAATTGGCATACATATATTATAAAATAAAAGATAAAAAAATAGAAGATATTATAAAAGAGGAATTTTCCAATACGTACAAAGAAAAAGACAAAAGAATAGATAGAATGTCAAAATTGGAAAAAGAAAAACTTAAAGAAAGTTTTAGACGTTCTTTAGTAAATAAAGATACTGTACATTCGGTTAAACTTGGGAATGAAATATTTCATAGGAATAAAGATGAATTTTTTGAAATAATGTACAAATTTTCTTTAATATCAGCTGATTGTAACAAACTTATAAAAACATTTTTTATGGAAATTCTTTTGGAGAATATGGAAAAGTCGTTTAAAAATAGAAGTTGGACTGATGAAATTATAAGAAATACAGTTAACTATTTTGTAAAATCTGAAAGTGAATTTATAAATTATTCGGATGAAAAAAATGTGCAGTATTTTGTTGAAAACAAAGTAGATTTGCTTTATGAAGTAATATATATTAAGAAATATGATGAAATTATAAAGAAATATAATATAGATAACATGCCTAAAATAAAATTTAAAACAGATAACGGAAAATACGAAGAAATGTCACAAAGTAAACAATATTTATATAGTTATTTAAAAAAATAAAGCCAGTAAAAGTAGGAGGAAAGTATGTTGGAAATGAGATATATAAGAGAAAATGCTGAAAAAGTCAGAGAATATTTGAAAAATAGAAATAGTGATTTTGACTTAGACGGACTTCTCAAACTTGATGAAGAACGTAGAAATATTTTGCAGAAAGTGGAAATGCTGAAAAAAGAAAGAAATGAGTCAAGTGCATTAATAGGGAAATATAAAAAAGAGGGAAAAGATGCAACTGAACTTTTGGAGAGAATGCAAAAAGTGAGCAATGAAGTAAAGAAGCTGGATCAGGCTCTGGCGGAAATAGATGAAAAACAGATAAAATTGACTTTTACAATACCGAATAAACTTCACGATACAACTCCCATGGGAGAAAATGAAAATGACAATATTGAAATCAGAAAATGGAGAGAGCCGAGAAAATTTAGTTTTACACCTAAATCTCATGATGAATTAGGTACAGAATTGGGGATTTTGGATTTTGAAAGAGGTTCAAAAATAGGCGGCTCAAGATTTACAGTGTATAAAAAACAGGCTGCACGTCTTGAAAGAGCACTGATTAATTTTATGTTGGATACTCATACATCTGAACACGGTTATAATGAAATACTGACTCCTCAATTGGCAAAGCGTGAAATAATGACGGGAACAGGACAGTTACCTAAATTTGAAGATGATATGTATAAAGTGGAAGGAGAAGAATTATTTCTTATTCCTACTGCGGAAGTTACATTGACAAATCTTCATAGTGGAGAAATACTTGATGAAGAAGAATTACCAAAATATTATTGCGGATTTACTGCGTGTTTTAGAAAAGAAGCGGGATCAGGTGGAAAAGATCTGAAAGGGCTTATAAGACAGCATCAGTTTAATAAAGTTGAAATGGTAAAATTAGTGCATCCTGACAGTTCTTATGATGAACTTGAAAAAATGGTTGCCAATGCTGAAAAAATTTTACAGAAACTGGAATTACCTTATAGAGTTATTGTATTATGTAGTGGAGATATAGGATTTAGTGCCGCAAAAACTTATGATATAGAAGTATGGGTACCAAGTCAGAATAAGTATAGAGAAATTTCTTCATGTTCAAATACTGAGGATTTTCAGGCGAGACGTAGTATGATAAAGTACAGATCAAAAGAAAATGGAAAAAGTTATTTTGTTCATACATTAAACGGTTCAGGGTTAGCTGTAGGAAGAACATTGCTTGCTATTATGGAAAATTATCAACAGGAAGACGGAAGTATAAAAATTCCTGATGTTTTAGTTCCTTATATGGGAGGGATGACTGTTATAAAATAATGCTCATGGCTATGGATAGGAGATAAAATGAAGAAAATTTTAAAAACTTTATTTTTTCTTGCAGTCTTGGGAAGTGCCGCAATTTATTTGGAGTTATCAGGATATTTGTATCATAATGATATTCTTGCCAAATTATATAAAGTGGAAGGGCTTGATGTATCACATCATCAAGAAAAAATAAACTGGAAAAAAGTAAGTAAAAAATATAAATTTGTAATAATGAAGGCAACTGAGGGAAAAGATTTTTTAGATACTGACTTTTTCTATAATTGGAATAATGCAAGGTTGAATGGTTTTACTGTAGGAGCGTATCATTTCTTTTCAATGCTCAGTACCGGAAAAGCACAGGCAGATTATTATATAAGTAAAGTTCCTGATTATGACAAAGCTTTTCCTCCGGTGATAGATTTGGAAATACCGACAAAGTATCCTAAAAAAATGGTGTTGAAAGAATTAGGGGATATGATAGAAAAATTGGAAAATCATTATAAAAAAAGAGCAGTAATATATGTGACTTATCATACATATAAAGCGTATATTAAAGGAGAATTTCTTGAAAATAAACTTTGGATAAGGGATATAAAGTTTATTCCTGAGCTGGAGGAAAATGACAGATGGATAATATGGCAATTTTCTAATAGAGGAAGAATAGAAGGAATACCTGGATTTACTGATAAAAATGTATTAAGAATTGGAACGGTGGAAGAGCTTATAGAAAGTAGCAGAATAGAAAATTGATTTTTAATTCTTTTTCTGAAAAAGTTGAGGGAGATTTTCAAAGTTTTTAAAAAATATAGAAATAAATTTCGGAAAATCAATAAAAATCTATAAAATAATTATTTATCTTAATTTTTCAAGATTTGAAAATTTTTAAATATATAATAAAATGTTGATTTTTAGTCTGAAATTTGATAATATGTATTTAAAAGAAAATTGAGAAGTAAATTAAATATAAATATAATTAGGAGGCTAAAATGAAATATCATTTTAAAGATTTAGGACTAAGCAACACAAGAGAAATGTTTGCAAAAGCAAACAAGGAAGGTTATTCTGTTCCGGCTTTTAATTTTAATAATTTAGAGCAGTTACAAGGAATAATTGAAGCATGTGTTGAAATGGGGTCACCGGTAATACTTCAAGTATCAACAGGGGCAAGAGATTATATAGGAAAAGAAATGTTACCTTGGCTTGCAAAAGCTGCAACTGAATATGTAAAAGCCGCAGGCTCCGATATACCTGTAGCATTACATTTAGATCATGGACCGAATTTTGAAGTGGCAAAAGATTGTATAGAATATGGATTTTCTTCAGTAATGATAGATGCTTCACATCACCCTTATGATGAAAATGTAAAAGAATCTAAAGAAGTTGCTGATTTTGCACATAAGCATGATGTAACTGTAGAAGCTGAGTTGGGAGTATTGGCAGGAGTAGAAGATGATGTAGTAGCTGAAAGCCATGTATATACTCAGCCTGATGAAGTAGAAGATTTTGTAAAGAAAACCGGAGTAGATTCACTTGCTATAGCAATAGGAACTTCACACGGAGCACATAAATTTAAGCCTGGAGATAAACCGCAAATAAGATTGGACATTTTAAGAGAAATAGAAAAGAGAATACCGGGATTCCCAATAGTTCTTCATGGTTCATCTTCCGTACCTAAACAGTTTGTAGATATGATTAATAAGTTCGGAGGGCAAATTGCAGATGCAATAGGTATACCTGATGAGCAATTAAGAGAAGCTTCAAAATCGGCAGTTTCAAAAATAAATGTGGATACTGATGGAAGATTGGCGTTCACTGCCGGAATAAGAGAAGTTTTAGCTGCTAAGCCGGGAGAATTTGATCCGAGAAAATACATAGGTCCTGCTAAAAATTATATGAAAGAGTATTATAAAGAAAAAATAGTATCTGTATTTGGATCTGAAGGAGCATATAAAAAAGGAACTCCAAGAAAATAAAAAGTTTAATATTTATCGAACTAAATAATTTGAAATGTAAAAAATTAAAAAAATAAGAAAGATTGCTTATGAGGGGAGATAATATCTCCCTCATAATTCGATTATTTAACAGTTTTTAAGTAAAAAGTTTTAAATAATCGAAAATTAAAAATAGAAATTAGTATTAAATATTTCTATTTTATGCAATTTTATATGAATTTATACATATATAGATGTAAATTTACTGAAATAAGGTGAAAATTTTTTTTTTCATCTTTTTTATTTAAAATAAATAAATTTATATAGGAGGAAAAATGAGAGTAAGGATTGACAAAACAAAGTTTATTTTTATTACAGGTGGAGTTGTTTCTTCACTGGGAAAAGGTATTGTAGCTTCTTCATTAGGTAGATTGTTGAAAGAAAGAGGATATAAAGTAACTATTCAAAAATTTGACCCATATATAAATGTAGATCCGGGAACGATGAGTCCCTATCAGCATGGAGAAGTTTTTGTAACTGAAGACGGTGCTGAAACTGATCTGGATTTAGGTCATTATGAAAGATTTATAAATGAGGATTTAACAAAGTATAATAACTTAACAATGGGAAAAATTATGTCGAAAATAATTTCCAAGGAAAGAAGAGGAGAATTTTTAGGAGGTACTGTACAAACAGTTCCTCATGTAACAGATGAAATAAAATACAATATTATCAAAGCGGCGGAAGAAAGTGACTCGGATATAGTTATCACTGAAATAGGAGGAACTATAGGAGATATAGAAAGTGATCCTTTTATAGAAGCAATAAGACAGCTAAAAAGAGAAGTAGGAAGAGAAAATATTGCTTATATCCATGTTACGTTACTTCCATATCTAAAAGCGGCAGGTGAACTTAAAACAAAACCTACCCAACATAGTGTAAAAATGCTTCAAGGACTTGGAATATCTCCTGATATAATTATTTTAAGAAGTGAACATCCCGTGGATCAAAATATAAAGAAAAAAATATCTCTATTTTGTGATATAGATGAAGAAGCAGTAATAGAGTCCCTTGATGCCGAAACATTATATGAAATACCTTTAACAATGGAAAAATTAGGGCTTGCAGATGTAATATGCAGACATTTTAAAATTGAAAATAAAAAACCTGCTCTTATTTCATGGGAAAAAATGGTTGAAAAATTTAAAAATCCGAAAAAGCTTGTAAAAGTTGCAGTAGTTGGGAAATATGTAGAATTGAAAGATGCATATATAAGTATTACAGAGTCTATT
The Leptotrichia sp. OH3620_COT-345 genome window above contains:
- a CDS encoding flavodoxin, coding for MAELIAFYSRRGENYFDGIIKNVEKGNTEIVVEKLRELTGADVFQIKQLVEYSDNYNKCAEEVNEDFKNNARPELDEYPQELEKYDTIYLAYPNYCNTMPMVVFTFLEEFDFSGKTIKPICTNGGGGVGNSISDIKKLCPNSEVYKGLSVNNSEVPEAKQLIKDWLEKSKI
- a CDS encoding alpha-galactosidase, whose translation is MSNASLSYIMGILKNGHIGHYYFGKKVRHKDNFSHLFEKIAAEPPITPSIDEKGFSLDIVKQEYPSYGTGDYREPAFKILQENGSRITDFKYKNHSIIKGKRKLNGLPSTYLNEDDEAETLEIILEDEVINAEIILSYSIFEKYSAIMRSVKIINKGKEELNIEKIMSMSIDLPDSDYILTQLSGTWGRERHVVESEIKRGIMIIDSKRGTSSALNNPFISLKRKDTTEISGEIIGLNLIYSGNFSTAVEVDQYNVTRVNMGINHFDFNWCLEPGEEFQAPEAVLVYSNRGINGMSQTFHNLYKNNLIRGYYKNKIRPILLNNWEGTYFDFNEEKILKIAENAKKLGVELFVLDDGWFGTRNDDFQGLGDWEANLEKLPHGIKGLAERINEMGLKFGLWFEPEMVNKNSNLYREHPDWIISAPERFQTPGRHQHTLDLSRKEVADYVYESVARNLREANVEYVKWDMNRCMTEIYSHGREGKRQKETAHRYILGLYSVLEKLVNEFPNVLFESCASGGNRFDPGMLYYMPQTWTSDNTDAVERLKIQYGTSMVYPIPSMGAHVSITPNHQTGRNTSLDMRGNVAMFGTFGYELDPEDLTSDEKEEIKKQIVEFKRYRQLIATGDFYRIKSPFEGNETVWMIVNEDKKEALVGYYRQLVEVNGGFKRVRLTGLDNSFDYKIYKKNKETAKIIGGDELMNIGLFVNESYSEHKDMQGDYYTELYYLKVE
- a CDS encoding toxin-antitoxin system YwqK family antitoxin; this translates as MKRKNIFFIAVFFLFSVISYGQDIFADYRVHFNKIYITNYVQRENDNLKLKRTDNFSHEILGTGNFRIFDSGGRQLDIALKDGIIEGQYNEYYSNGNLFTTGKYSDGKREGSWKIYSEKGQLWKSYEYKNNELNGQYISYYTNTGMREIVGNYKNDKPDGIWNEYYANGSRKKSGTYKDGKKIGIFVEWFINGTKKSDVSYIDDEINGKMNVYYENGILFYEADIKGREGNVKGYHQNGKISFEGKVTESRRIGTWNYYDNTGNLFNKIEY
- a CDS encoding carbohydrate ABC transporter permease, with product MNNRKSNYLKNQKMGNIYWGYLMIAPTMIGLFILNIFPIFQTLYLSLTKSGAFGKVTFIGLKNYIDIFHDKLVIQSFLNTFIYTILTVPVGVFLSLTAAVLLNSKIKGKTVYRTLFFLPVVSVPAAVALVWRWIFNSKFGFINNILSLLGVKGINWLTEPKFAMIAIVVVGIWSMIGYNMIVLLAGLQEISPTYYEAAEIDGAGPIRKFFFITLPLITPTLFFVIITTFISSLQVFDLIYMMIERTNAVLPKVQSVVVLFYRYSFERNMKGYGSAIITMLFFVILLITYVQLKLQKKWVHY
- a CDS encoding carbohydrate ABC transporter permease, coding for MGSLLESSEKGKGDIVMKKSTYKYKNGLTIHTLLIIGSIFMFIPFIWTILTAFKTLPEAIQVPPTILPENYNFSNFTKALKSLPFFRFYFNTIAVIIIRVIVSTFFAAMAAYAFARIKFPGRNIMFMFVLIQMMVPTQIFIIPQYLIVQKLGMLNSIGALVFPGIVTAFGTFLLRQFFMGLPMELEEAAIIDGANKWQIFTKIMLPLARSGMISLSIFTALFAWKDLMWPLIVNSDLEKMPLSAGLAQLIGQFFTDYPVLMAGSILAITPMVIVFILFQKQFISGVALSGGK